Below is a window of Populus alba chromosome 2, ASM523922v2, whole genome shotgun sequence DNA.
aaaatatcaatcagTAGAAAAGGATTAGAAATTTTTTCTGAGTTTTTTATCATCAGTGTTTTATTAAGCATTCAATTTTATAGTTAGAATTGAACTACCTTCCTTATAAAATGATTTCCTTATATCCATGATTTTCATGAATTGAAATACCTTCCTTATATAAATCATGTTGTCAAGTAAGAAATAGATGTAGAGTACAAATTGGATCGACTCGGTTTGATTTTGTTCtgattttgaaatgaatttatatattttatgcatgccaactttaaaaatcaaaatattttcctAATATAAATGATTTCTATGATTTGAAGTACCTTTCTTATATAATCATATCTATTCTAATTTAAAtcttaactaaataaattaagtcCTCCAatcattttccttctctttttttgtttcaaattatcaAGTACCATTTAGTATTTATGCCTAATGTAATATAAATGTGGTCAACAGATTCTCTCCATCCCATTTTTAGCATGCACAACATTTAGCATTGCTAGATTTTTCATAAACAAGATGGGAAAATCCTTGAGAAAATTACAGAAGAAAATTACAACCACTTGGCAAGTGATATATGGTAATATATGATTGGTATAAGTCATAAACAAAGAAATTCCAAGAATACAACAATGTTTTAGAAGCAAATCACCTAATGACAAAATGTCTCAAACTAGAGCCACTAAAATTTCAACAACCTCTTAATATtaattctgtttgtttttgtgtttaaaaagtgtttttaaaaaaatttaaatttttttcttgcttcaaattaatatctttttggtgtttttaaattattttaatgcactgatattaaaaataattaaaaaaataaatatacatatatatattatttgatatttttccttCCAGACACTCCATCCAAGAATGTTGCTctttcttgatttaaaaaaatagtgaatgTTACTCttccttgatttaaaaaaaatagtttgggaTTTAACCTAGTGTTACATGTtcgatttaataaatatattcgTAACCTCGTCAAATCCTAGgctgagattttaaaaaaaatcaaaataattttgatttatttttttaaaaaaaataaaattatattattttaattgacttgaattaacataattaatttttaattcaatcttaAGCTAGGCTATCAACCGGACCAGGTTTCATTACTAATatttagataatgttttttcCTGTAGTTTTGCATCTTATGATCCACGAACAAAAACATGAATGAAAGATGGTATTCACGTTAcaactattaaaaattttataaaaactattaaatatcaaatacacgtaactccaaaagaaaaaagaagaagctattTTGAGATGGTGAAGTGATGTTCGAATGATGGAATTGTCACTATTCTATTCGGGCCTAGCCCAGACACCATGAAGACCACATGGCATGGAGGCGACACTGCTTGAGCGTGGCGGCGCAAAGgtgattgttttgtttttatgcacCTTCAGATTGGATAGTGCCGCCGtgattatttagtttttattaactCGAACATTATTTGAATAAATCAAAGGCTGGGCTAAGTCCTACAGAATTtccacaaaaatataaaatccattTAACAGCCAGGAAAGATAAAAACACACCAATCAAGAAAttatctctctatttttttcagTTGCCTGCCTTACCAGCGAAATCTATTGCaatcctatttgtttttatatttaaaaaaattttaaattttttttatttttttatttgttttaaattaatatttttaaattattttgatgcccttatattaaaaataattttaaaaaataaaaaatattattttaatatatttttaaataaaaaatactttaaaaaataattacagttATTTAATTTGAGAAATAGCACCGGTCTGCTTGGCTGATTTCAACAAGTAgaaaattgatatcaattcaACCACAAGATTAACATGCGCCATTGTTATCtatatgttttcttctttttttttcctcgcggTGGATAAAATCTTGCCGCTCATAGTTAATACCCGTGCTAGGTCACAGGTTAGGTGTTGTTTTctcataaaacaaattatatatgtgAGATTTTTGGATGCGTTTCTttaagtaataaaattattaagtataaattaaaaagtttatgtatacatgtaattaaataaatttaaaaaatatatatgttagtaaataaataaataaaaatcatcaataataatcaaaaataaaatttaaaaaaataaaaagaaaggtatagatcataatattaaatcttGTAATAAAGGATATTTATCATGTTatgtttgtaaaattttatttattcaaattaaaatttatttaatcaaaccataatagaaatagatacacatattaaattaattgaataaaataaaaaaaatatgcaatggatgtatatattataaatattatctgaaaaaaatatttttattttaaaaggtaagtttatctatacaaaaaataaataaataaatacacacacacacacacatatatatatatatatatagagagagagagagagagatgaatcggaaaaatctcttttaaaattaaacacataaaaaattttaaaaatatatatatctaaaaaagggtaaaaaaaaattaataaaaaaaaaacacactgaTGAACAATATCaatcaaaacatattattaaatattattttacaaaaagacACTAGAAAAAggtatcaataaaaaaagaaaaataataaaataatagccCTGTATTGTGGCTTAACTTGTCAAACATGTGACCTGAATCATGAACTTAAccaagtaaaataattttttttcttaaatttacacCTAACatgtacatttaaaaaaaaacagaaacagaaagaGGGCCAAAAATCAACCCAGACATGTTGCCTAAGGCTCCCCACAAGGGATTGGGCCTTAACATCCAAGCTCACGCGCAtggttttatttctattttttaaaatatttttaaagaggtGGATAACCTGTCATCTGACCCTGTTTAtcctagaaaaaatatatacaggTGGCATGCCATCTACAAGTCTAGATTCCAGCCACCACAGTGGTGGCTCGAAAATTAGAGCCGcatcttttttattcaaaatctaattttcaaaccatttcaattcaaaaatacTTTGTTAACACCTTCTGAACACCCACAAACCAAATCATCAACTCAAGataccaaaaacaaaagctcgaaaacatgaaatcaaatcgggttatatttatatttgccaacttatatttgtttttcatgcaaCATTGTGAGTCTAAACAGCCACCATCAAACTTCTCTCGTCTCATGTAACCCatgaacacaaaaaaagaatcattttgGTAATGAAAGTGGCTTGAACGATgactttttctctcatttttagAATCTAGcgtctcttttctttctcttttttccaaccttgaaaaataatacaaataaatttttgtatcaaaattgattttgtttagaTTTTAAGGGACctgaattatataatttgtgttatttttaaagtttgagaACTTCAATGTATTTTTCCATACAATCTCAGGCACGCTACCCTCTATATGCTTggtgcatttttaattttatttatattattttaatttcactattgtctaagaaattcaaatcaattgaccttcaattaaaatcatatcactcaaaataaaattttaataaccaaaataaattattaaaaaatacacagTATGTTTTTGTGCATGTCGGCTTGATAATATTCGGCCcctgtattttaatttttttatatctaatatttataaaactaaCCTGACAGGACAAGTTGACGTAGCGATCCTTTGATTCAGAATTCAGCTGAGATGGGATGTGCTTGGATTTGCAGATCAATCAGCTATTTGGGCGAGACAAGCATAaatcaatctaaatttttttaatgtatgttaaaaaaaaaaaatgtcgcTTTTGCTtcatttaatactaaaaaaaccatattttaaaagtaaatataaattgaCCGTCCAACTCGTGGGTTAATCTAACCAACCCACAATAACCACAGCAATCAGTGGTTAGacaattaagaaatatataaacaGCCTTTTGAGGTTTTCTCTCACAATTTTCCCGTGAAAAAACTGAAGGGACAATAAAATTCAAAGTCGAAATTAATACAAGTCCCAGCGATGAATTAGTGGTGTCTTTTCACGCTTCACAGATAAGGTGTGACTGAGTTATCAACTATCCATATATATTAGCTGTAAGGAGTAATTTGTAAACAATTAAACGATGAAAAAAGATGGAGGTCATCTTGATGTTACATGTCGAGTGAATCTGATCATCAAAAATGGAGAAATCCacccttttaatttgttgatattcAATTCTATCGTGGGTGTTATTGCAAAAATAACTTCCTAGCGGGGATGAGATTGGaagattaaggaaaaaaaaacaagtcctctttcattcatgttttttatacaCTAGCATGGTCGAGATCTACAATTTCTAAGCTTCTAAAGCTAACATGGACGCTTCCGCATGTATGAACAACAGTACAAGATGCTACCCGGTTCTATCTAATCAGCagagattaaatttaattaaaagtaaatcTCTCTTCTCACTATCCGCCACCGCATCCGCCGCCGTGTCCGCCGCGCCGCCGCCGCTTGAGAATCTCAATTTTTCTCCCGGATTTAAAATGATCTCTTTTCCCTGAGTGTCAAGGAAGAGCAAAACGGGAACACGTGGTGAACCGCCTTTCCTCACACGCTTACATCTGTAGGAACCGTGCGAGCTGGGTAGGGTTGATAATATCTGGTATGTTGGGCCCACCTATCTTCAACAAACGTGATACCTCCACGTACCTCTCATAATTGTCTTTATTCGGCTCGGGCTCGGCTTTACGGGCCGGCTTCACGACCCCGGCTGGGTCCACACCCGAGACAGGCACGGCCTCTGCTCGAGCCGGTTCCCAAGGTTGACCGAAGAGGGTACCCTTGGTGAGGTACTCGTGAGCCAAATAGCCGGCTAGGAGCTGGTTAGACGAGGCCGAGTCCAAACCTTTTTCGGAGCTGGCTTGGGGCGAAGCCGGCTTGGATAATTTTGTGGGTGTTGACGGTTTGAGAGTATCAGGGCCCTCTCTCTCTTTGCGCTTGCTTGGCGTCAAAACGCGACGTGGTGGAAGACGCATCGTTTTGGTATTCATGTCTGTCGTTTCGATGCATGCCACGTCAGCAACTCCCCAAGAGTAACTCCCCTTGTTTgcggtgaaaataaaaataccgcAGACGGTAAAAATGATGTTGGGACCTACCAGggtaaaaaaagtgaaaaggggGTAAAACAGGAGGGGGTGAACAGGGAGGGCAGTTGCCAGAATCTCTGGCTTCTCTACGATGCCAGCAATTTATGGCTCCGTATAGGGAGAGAAAGCAGAGAgcggagaagagagagagagaatagaaTTGAAGAAGAGAGAGTAGAGAATGAATAGGAGGTGGGGTTAGTCTATATTTATAGAGGATGTATTAGATGATGAGCCCTgattttatacaaatattacTTGATCTGCCATCGGGATTCAAATTACATTATTATCCTCATTTTATAACCCTTGATTTAGTTATATTTCCATTTTAAAGGTCGGGCATGCCAGCTTGTTGAGGTTTACCAAAAAGGACAAGAAATTTTCTCTTTTGCCAAACCCAATTCATACGACAATGAGAGTGATTAGTTGTTAAATTAGACACTAAACATGATTATAACTTTTCTTCGCAACTCTTACCAATAAAGCACTTTCTCGTCATTTTTTAGGCTCCATTTTCACTTGTGGATCTTAAGAAGGGTGACATGTggattaaaaaatctaatccattaaaaaaattaaattaaatttaaaattaaatgaatagtttattttctatttaattaaaaatatttcttcgaccttttaattgttttttagagattttGATGAACGATGTATTTAGAAATGCAGTTGTACccgtatttttaaatatattattttttgctaaaaaataattttttatatattttgcatcgttttgatatgctgatctcaaaaataatttttaaaaaataaaaaaatatattattttaatgtatttcggcacgaaaaacactttaaaaaacaattgtaaccACATTCTCAAACAGACCTGAAATGAGCCTAgacttttttcaaattttagttttttattttttaaaaaattgatttggtttgttttgtttcaatttgatttGACTTGACTTGGTTTGCATTGATtcatatctaaaataaaaacatattttactagttttttttttattgggatttCTCAATTTGATatattggtttggttttttccataaattttatatcaactttttttattattaaattagttggTAATTTTGGTCAACCCTATTTTTAAGAGATTCATTGTAACCATCTTTTTACAGCATGTGATCTTCGAATACTTTGATGTTAGATTCTCGGTCTTAATTTCTTAACATCTTTAAAAATGATGTATTGAATTTCACCAAGCgtattttaaattggtttttaaagGGAAGGGGCTTTTGGTATGGTTGGAGCTGCTCGTTTGGctgtaaaaaataatgataataatatatgttgTTGTGATGCTTTTATGTTGAATTATACTTAAAAGCCTAAGACTTTAGTCTgtagtttctatttttattgcttctatcataattttattttaaaaaatggatgGTATTTAGATTTTAcgaagctcttttttttttcatgatatttcgcctgaaaaatcttttaaaaaaagggcaaaaataACTTTCTAGAAGAATAGAAAAGGGAACTCTAGCAACGATTCCATGTAGAATTTGTGTTTCAgcatttattttccttgtttgagattgggttttttttttttttttttctaagatagCCATGCGCGGAGCTAATCTATCTAACCCATGTTATAACAAAAACCTTTTAAGCATGCATTTAGGGGTAGgattaaaaaacctttttgacattaaaacttttttttcatgggatatatttgacattaaaaaaatgatcaagaATAAAATGATCCGTTCAGGTTTTTTGAGCTACAATATCGATATTGATTTACCCTTTAGAGCATGAAATTTTAACATTTGGGTTGGGAGcttcttttgtcttttcataaaaaaaataaacagttaAGATACAAGTATACATATAAGAAGGGAGAATATGCATGTGTTGAGGGGCTTCTctgtctttttctttaattgaaacaattcaaatacaaaatCATCCTTGggtttaaacaaaaataaggtTGTATGTAGGGATGTTTTCATCATTCCCGTGTGGTTTTATTGTAAATATCACATGGGGtcaatttatatgtatataaattgttatttatattcaGAAATGACTAACACGTGCTGAGTACACGCCAGTGGGGGGCGTCGCCCATGTCATTTGGGTGGTGCGTGCGACTCTAAAACATAATCAAGCGTCACCTTATGGGGCAATATTCAATGTGCCTCGCTACTCCAAGCACAATGACAATGTGTGTGTGCCGAGGCAACTTACGAAGGAGCTCCGAGAAGGGTTTATTTTTCCTccctcccctctctctctctaaaaaatcatgttgcctattgggaaaaaaacaagaagatctTGTATGATTGGTAGACCCAATATGCCAGCCACATTCAAAGTGCTTAGACTAGCCTACAAGTGtctgacttggttttttttttatatttgttttttttttttcatttaaaaaaaaatgatgcattatttgtgtataattttttaaataaattttttgtttatattttaattatattgtgcttatttttaaataaaattgggCGTGTTTAGTTTTTAGAGAGGTGTATGAttcatttatggttttttatttaagttttatatagattagattttttttaatattgattattttatggGATTTTTAATAAGGGCAgccttgtattgttttttttttttaattttttaataaatttt
It encodes the following:
- the LOC118056221 gene encoding uncharacterized protein, translating into MNTKTMRLPPRRVLTPSKRKEREGPDTLKPSTPTKLSKPASPQASSEKGLDSASSNQLLAGYLAHEYLTKGTLFGQPWEPARAEAVPVSGVDPAGVVKPARKAEPEPNKDNYERYVEVSRLLKIGGPNIPDIINPTQLARFLQM